TCGAGCGCGAGGAGCGTCACCTCGGTCTCGGCCTGGATCGTCGCCGAGCGCGGCGAGCCGTCCAGCAGGCTCATCTCGCCGAAGAACTCGCCCGCGCTCTGGCGGTTCAGGAGCTGCTCGACGCGCGCCTTGACGATCTTCGAGACGAGCACGGTGCCGCGGTGGATGAGGAACATCTCGTCGCCCGGGTCGCCCTCGCGGAAGAGCACCTGGTTCTTCCGGAGCGAACGCTCGCGCAGGCGCTGTGCGAGCGCGGCGACGTCCGCCTCCGCGAACG
The Candidatus Methylomirabilota bacterium genome window above contains:
- a CDS encoding cyclic nucleotide-binding domain-containing protein, which translates into the protein MATPADLLAFLREVRLFTAFAEADVAALAQRLRERSLRKNQVLFREGDPGDEMFLIHRGTVLVSKIVKARVEQLLNRQSAGEFFGEMSLLDGSPRSATIQAETEVTLLALDRKSLNQLIEASPHAAAAFFYAMVLVFMERLRGSDVRLTEATRWGLEATGLDVEPR